From the Theobroma cacao cultivar B97-61/B2 chromosome 2, Criollo_cocoa_genome_V2, whole genome shotgun sequence genome, one window contains:
- the LOC18608215 gene encoding IgA FC receptor isoform X1 — translation MACYRFPFFILPFLLITLSLRSSNTILVGARRFLETSVPEKPELPKPELPEIPPFPKVELPKPELPDFPKPEIPKVPELPKPELPKTPELPKVPELPKPELPKVPELPKPELPKLPELQKPEEVKVPELPKAPELPKVPELPKPESPKVPELPKAPELPKVPELPKPESPKVPELPKPELPKVPELPKPKLPKPELPKLPDLPKPEAPKEEVPKLPELPTMPSLPKDFPIPSFTPPYTTTSP, via the coding sequence ATGGCTTGCTACCGTTTCCCTTTCTTTATACTACCATTTTTGCTGATCACTTTGTCACTTAGGAGCAGCAACACAATCCTGGTTGGTGCCCGACGTTTTTTAGAGACATCGGTGCCAGAGAAACCTGAGCTTCCTAAGCCAGAATTGCCTGAGATACCTCCCTTTCCTAAGGTTGAACTCCCAAAGCCTGAGCTGCCAGATTTTCCGAAGCCAGAAATACCAAAAGTGCCTGAGTTGCCAAAGCCTGAATTGCCCAAAACTCCTGAGTTGCCAAAAGTGCCAGAGCTGCCAAAGCCTGAATTGCCCAAAGTTCCTGAGTTGCCAAAGCCTGAGTTACCCAAGTTGCCTGAATTGCAAAAACCTGAAGAAGTGAAAGTTCCAGAGTTGCCCAAAGCTCCTGAATTGCCAAAAGTTCCGGAGTTGCCAAAGCCTGAATCGCCCAAAGTTCCAGAGTTGCCCAAAGCTCCTGAATTGCCAAAAGTTCCGGAGTTGCCAAAGCCTGAATCGCCCAAAGTTCCAGAGTTGCCAAAACCTGAATTGCCTAAAGTTCCAGAGTTACCAAAGCCTAAGTTGCCCAAGCCAGAACTACCAAAGTTGCCTGACTTGCCAAAGCCTGAAGCGCCAAAGGAAGAAGTGCCCAAGTTGCCTGAATTGCCTACCATGCCAAGTCTTCCTAAAGACTTTCCCATCCCTTCCTTCACTCCACCTTACACAACCACCAGCCCTTGA
- the LOC18608212 gene encoding beta carbonic anhydrase 5, chloroplastic isoform X2: MAALAPTSLSKDPLSNGALTRIFGSRVKSLEIQHTQLRLRTCFRSNSGVKLKASAEPPALTREPKSDKQESIMEMGNGCDLFNEMKNNFLSFKKHKYMENLELFQALSKGQAPKFMVIACADSRVCPSNILGFKPGEAFMVRNVANMVPTYESGPSETNAALEFAVNSLEVENILIIGHSCCGGIRALMSMQDEVDSSFIRSWVIVGKNAKLSTKAAASNLSFDQQCTHCEKESINCSLLNLLTYPWIEEKVKKGELSLHGGYYDFVDCTFEKWTLDYKGSVMEGKNRVVVKNQSFWC; encoded by the exons ATGGCAGCTCTTGCACCTACCTCTCTTTCGAAGGACCCTTTATCAAATGGAGCATTAACG CGGATCTTTGGTTCCAGGGTCAAAAGTCTGGAAATTCAGCATACCCAGTTGAGACTGCGGACTTGTTTCAG GAGCAACTCAGGTGTGAAATTGAAGGCTTCAGCAGAGCCTCCAGCACTGACACGGGAGCCTAAAAGTGACAAGCAGGAAAGCATAATGGAAATGGGAAACGGATGTGAtttgtttaatgaaatgaaaaataatttcctGAGTTTCAAAAAGCATAAATACAT GGAAAACTTGGAACTCTTTCAAGCACTTTCCAAGGGTCAAGCTCCTAAA TTTATGGTGATTGCATGTGCAGACTCTAGGGTATGTCCCTCAAACATCTTGGGATTTAAACCAGGAGAAGCCTTCATGGTTCGCAATGTTGCGAATATGGTGCCCACATATGAG AGTGGGCCGTCGGAGACTAATGCTGCATTGGAATTTGCTGTAAATTCGCTTGAA GTTGaaaacattttaatcattGGCCATAGCTGCTGTGGTGGCATTCGTGCACTCATGAGTATGCAAGATGAAGTAGATTCAAG CTTTATCAGAAGTTGGGTCATTGTTGGAAAGAACGCCAAGCTAAGTACAAAGGCTGCAGCTTCCAACCTCAGTTTTGACCAGCAATGCACGCATTGTGAGAAG GAATCAATTAACTGTTCGCTGTTAAACCTGCTTACATATCCATGGatagaagaaaaagtgaagaaaggGGAGCTTTCTCTGCATGGTGGCTACTATGACTTTGTTGACTGTACTTTTGAGAAATGGACACTAGATTACAAGGGAAGCGTTATGGAGGGGAAAAACAGAGTTGTAGTGAAGAACCAATCATTTTGGTGCTAA
- the LOC18608214 gene encoding chromatin-remodeling complex subunit ies6, translating to MEPEVIKVELVLPTHMSFKRIQIYEKYPKGQSKVRWKQLKQILQAENYHNYPPDEANYVNIESPPSMHPCKKICDITGFEAPYHDPRTNLRYANADVFKLVRSLPNEHVQRYLALRKAAVVLK from the exons ATGGAGCCAGAGGTGATAAAAGTAGAGTTGGTACTGCCAACACATATGAGTTTCAAGAGGATACAAATATATGAGAAATACCCAAAAGGCCAATCAAAAGTCAGGTGGAAACAGCTCAAGCAAATCCTTCAAGCTGAAAATTACCATAATTATCCTCCTGATGAAGCCAATt ATGTTAATATTGAGTCACCACCTTCAATGCATCCGTGCAAAAAAATTTGTGATATAACAGGATTTGAG GCACCTTACCATGATCCAAGGACCAATCTCCGCTATGCAAATGCTGATGTCTTCAAGCTTGTGAGATCTCTTCCCAATGAGCATGTGCAAAGGTACCTGGCTCTGAGGAAGGCGGCAGTGGTTTTGAAGTGA
- the LOC18608212 gene encoding beta carbonic anhydrase 5, chloroplastic isoform X3: MQVSGLTLREMSFSDVCRSNSGVKLKASAEPPALTREPKSDKQESIMEMGNGCDLFNEMKNNFLSFKKHKYMENLELFQALSKGQAPKFMVIACADSRVCPSNILGFKPGEAFMVRNVANMVPTYESGPSETNAALEFAVNSLEVENILIIGHSCCGGIRALMSMQDEVDSSSFIRSWVIVGKNAKLSTKAAASNLSFDQQCTHCEKESINCSLLNLLTYPWIEEKVKKGELSLHGGYYDFVDCTFEKWTLDYKGSVMEGKNRVVVKNQSFWC; encoded by the exons ATGCAAGTTTCTGGGTTGACCCTAAGAG AAATGTCTTTCTCTGACGTTTGTAGGAGCAACTCAGGTGTGAAATTGAAGGCTTCAGCAGAGCCTCCAGCACTGACACGGGAGCCTAAAAGTGACAAGCAGGAAAGCATAATGGAAATGGGAAACGGATGTGAtttgtttaatgaaatgaaaaataatttcctGAGTTTCAAAAAGCATAAATACAT GGAAAACTTGGAACTCTTTCAAGCACTTTCCAAGGGTCAAGCTCCTAAA TTTATGGTGATTGCATGTGCAGACTCTAGGGTATGTCCCTCAAACATCTTGGGATTTAAACCAGGAGAAGCCTTCATGGTTCGCAATGTTGCGAATATGGTGCCCACATATGAG AGTGGGCCGTCGGAGACTAATGCTGCATTGGAATTTGCTGTAAATTCGCTTGAA GTTGaaaacattttaatcattGGCCATAGCTGCTGTGGTGGCATTCGTGCACTCATGAGTATGCAAGATGAAGTAGATTCAAG TAGCTTTATCAGAAGTTGGGTCATTGTTGGAAAGAACGCCAAGCTAAGTACAAAGGCTGCAGCTTCCAACCTCAGTTTTGACCAGCAATGCACGCATTGTGAGAAG GAATCAATTAACTGTTCGCTGTTAAACCTGCTTACATATCCATGGatagaagaaaaagtgaagaaaggGGAGCTTTCTCTGCATGGTGGCTACTATGACTTTGTTGACTGTACTTTTGAGAAATGGACACTAGATTACAAGGGAAGCGTTATGGAGGGGAAAAACAGAGTTGTAGTGAAGAACCAATCATTTTGGTGCTAA
- the LOC18608221 gene encoding IgA FC receptor, translating to MAYNQIPSFVLLTLLVNALLSLSGHTFSAEARNLQETTLSKPELPKPELPTLPKPELPPLPEIPTLPKPDFPTLPEPEVPKMPELPPLPHIPDLPQPTLPTIHSLPKDLPIPFFSPPHSTTSP from the coding sequence atgGCTTATAACCAGATCCCATCCTTTGTTCTACTAACGTTGTTGGTTAATGCTTTGTTATCATTGAGTGGGCATACGTTCTCAGCAGAGGCACGGAATCTGCAAGAAACAACATTATCCAAGCCCGAGCTTCCGAAGCCTGAATTGCCTACGTTGCCCAAGCCCGAGCTGCCACCGTTACCCGAGATCCCAACCTTGCCAAAACCTGATTTCCCAACTCTGCCAGAACCAGAAGTGCCTAAAATGCCCGAACTGCCTCCCCTGCCACATATCCCTGACTTGCCTCAACCCACATTGCCTACCATCCATAGCCTGCCCAAGGACCTTCCCATCCCCTTCTTTTCTCCACCTCACTCCACCACTAGCCCTTGA
- the LOC18608212 gene encoding beta carbonic anhydrase 5, chloroplastic isoform X1 gives MAALAPTSLSKDPLSNGALTRIFGSRVKSLEIQHTQLRLRTCFRSNSGVKLKASAEPPALTREPKSDKQESIMEMGNGCDLFNEMKNNFLSFKKHKYMENLELFQALSKGQAPKFMVIACADSRVCPSNILGFKPGEAFMVRNVANMVPTYESGPSETNAALEFAVNSLEVENILIIGHSCCGGIRALMSMQDEVDSSSFIRSWVIVGKNAKLSTKAAASNLSFDQQCTHCEKESINCSLLNLLTYPWIEEKVKKGELSLHGGYYDFVDCTFEKWTLDYKGSVMEGKNRVVVKNQSFWC, from the exons ATGGCAGCTCTTGCACCTACCTCTCTTTCGAAGGACCCTTTATCAAATGGAGCATTAACG CGGATCTTTGGTTCCAGGGTCAAAAGTCTGGAAATTCAGCATACCCAGTTGAGACTGCGGACTTGTTTCAG GAGCAACTCAGGTGTGAAATTGAAGGCTTCAGCAGAGCCTCCAGCACTGACACGGGAGCCTAAAAGTGACAAGCAGGAAAGCATAATGGAAATGGGAAACGGATGTGAtttgtttaatgaaatgaaaaataatttcctGAGTTTCAAAAAGCATAAATACAT GGAAAACTTGGAACTCTTTCAAGCACTTTCCAAGGGTCAAGCTCCTAAA TTTATGGTGATTGCATGTGCAGACTCTAGGGTATGTCCCTCAAACATCTTGGGATTTAAACCAGGAGAAGCCTTCATGGTTCGCAATGTTGCGAATATGGTGCCCACATATGAG AGTGGGCCGTCGGAGACTAATGCTGCATTGGAATTTGCTGTAAATTCGCTTGAA GTTGaaaacattttaatcattGGCCATAGCTGCTGTGGTGGCATTCGTGCACTCATGAGTATGCAAGATGAAGTAGATTCAAG TAGCTTTATCAGAAGTTGGGTCATTGTTGGAAAGAACGCCAAGCTAAGTACAAAGGCTGCAGCTTCCAACCTCAGTTTTGACCAGCAATGCACGCATTGTGAGAAG GAATCAATTAACTGTTCGCTGTTAAACCTGCTTACATATCCATGGatagaagaaaaagtgaagaaaggGGAGCTTTCTCTGCATGGTGGCTACTATGACTTTGTTGACTGTACTTTTGAGAAATGGACACTAGATTACAAGGGAAGCGTTATGGAGGGGAAAAACAGAGTTGTAGTGAAGAACCAATCATTTTGGTGCTAA
- the LOC18608212 gene encoding beta carbonic anhydrase 5, chloroplastic isoform X4 translates to MSFSDVCRSNSGVKLKASAEPPALTREPKSDKQESIMEMGNGCDLFNEMKNNFLSFKKHKYMENLELFQALSKGQAPKFMVIACADSRVCPSNILGFKPGEAFMVRNVANMVPTYESGPSETNAALEFAVNSLEVENILIIGHSCCGGIRALMSMQDEVDSSSFIRSWVIVGKNAKLSTKAAASNLSFDQQCTHCEKESINCSLLNLLTYPWIEEKVKKGELSLHGGYYDFVDCTFEKWTLDYKGSVMEGKNRVVVKNQSFWC, encoded by the exons ATGTCTTTCTCTGACGTTTGTAGGAGCAACTCAGGTGTGAAATTGAAGGCTTCAGCAGAGCCTCCAGCACTGACACGGGAGCCTAAAAGTGACAAGCAGGAAAGCATAATGGAAATGGGAAACGGATGTGAtttgtttaatgaaatgaaaaataatttcctGAGTTTCAAAAAGCATAAATACAT GGAAAACTTGGAACTCTTTCAAGCACTTTCCAAGGGTCAAGCTCCTAAA TTTATGGTGATTGCATGTGCAGACTCTAGGGTATGTCCCTCAAACATCTTGGGATTTAAACCAGGAGAAGCCTTCATGGTTCGCAATGTTGCGAATATGGTGCCCACATATGAG AGTGGGCCGTCGGAGACTAATGCTGCATTGGAATTTGCTGTAAATTCGCTTGAA GTTGaaaacattttaatcattGGCCATAGCTGCTGTGGTGGCATTCGTGCACTCATGAGTATGCAAGATGAAGTAGATTCAAG TAGCTTTATCAGAAGTTGGGTCATTGTTGGAAAGAACGCCAAGCTAAGTACAAAGGCTGCAGCTTCCAACCTCAGTTTTGACCAGCAATGCACGCATTGTGAGAAG GAATCAATTAACTGTTCGCTGTTAAACCTGCTTACATATCCATGGatagaagaaaaagtgaagaaaggGGAGCTTTCTCTGCATGGTGGCTACTATGACTTTGTTGACTGTACTTTTGAGAAATGGACACTAGATTACAAGGGAAGCGTTATGGAGGGGAAAAACAGAGTTGTAGTGAAGAACCAATCATTTTGGTGCTAA
- the LOC18608213 gene encoding phytolongin Phyl1.1, producing the protein MGSIQNTVHYCCLSKGNRTLYEYSGGDHEIENLAALCLERTPPFHKWYFESRGKKIFGFLIEDGYVYFTIVDEGLESHGLLQFLEHMRDEFENVARKGSRGSFSGMSSIGIQEQLVPVIRRLITSLEHVSHSGNDWKAETPSSDHAGLSPSPSNANAQLEAASSTKAPLLGKSSRQEKKKLKDHVVAVRDIELEEHRKSTDRGVKVNSTALDSNNQNGASSSISLQKDLGSMRIRSGSQNIRKKWWRQVRIVLAIDAAVCLVLFVIWLSICKGIHCTR; encoded by the coding sequence ATGGGATCGATTCAGAACACTGTTCACTATTGTTGTCTGTCAAAAGGTAACAGGACTCTATATGAATACAGTGGGGGAGACCATGAGATAGAAAATTTGGCTGCTTTGTGCTTGGAAAGGACTCCCCCATTCCACAAGTGGTACTTTGAGTCAAGAGGTAAAAagatttttgggtttttgatAGAAGATGGGTATGTTTATTTCACAATTGTTGATGAGGGTCTTGAAAGCCATGGTTTGCTTCAGTTTCTAGAGCACATgagagatgaatttgaaaatgttgCTAGGAAGGGTTCAAGAGGTAGCTTTTCAGGTATGAGTTCAATTGGCATCCAAGAGCAACTAGTTCCTGTTATCCGGCGCTTGATAACTTCATTAGAACACGTTTCACATAGTGGCAATGATTGGAAGGCTGAGACTCCCTCATCAGACCATGCAGGTCTCTCCCCATCTCCAAGTAATGCAAATGCACAACTTGAAGCTGCTAGTTCTACTAAAGCCCCTTTGTTGGGCAAATCTAGCAGgcaagagaagaagaagttgaagGATCATGTGGTTGCAGTCAGAGATATTGAGTTGGAGGAGCATCGGAAATCTACAGATAGAGGAGTGAAAGTTAATTCAACAGCATTGGATTCTAATAACCAAAATGGAGCCAGTTCTTCAATCTCATTGCAGAAGGACTTAGGTTCAATGAGGATCAGATCTGGCTCTCAGAACATTCGAAAGAAGTGGTGGCGACAAGTCAGGATTGTTCTTGCTATTGATGCAGCTGTTTGTTTAGTATTGTTCGTGATTTGGTTGTCAATCTGTAAGGGCATTCACTGCACCCGTTAG
- the LOC18608215 gene encoding periaxin isoform X2, translating to MACYRFPFFILPFLLITLSLRSSNTILVGARRFLETSVPEKPELPKPELPEIPPFPKVELPKPELPDFPKPEIPKVPELPKPELPKTPELPKVPELPKPELPKVPELPKPELPKLPELQKPEEVKVPELPKAPELPKVPELPKPESPKVPELPKPELPKLPDLPKPEAPKEEVPKLPELPTMPSLPKDFPIPSFTPPYTTTSP from the exons ATGGCTTGCTACCGTTTCCCTTTCTTTATACTACCATTTTTGCTGATCACTTTGTCACTTAGGAGCAGCAACACAATCCTGGTTGGTGCCCGACGTTTTTTAGAGACATCGGTGCCAGAGAAACCTGAGCTTCCTAAGCCAGAATTGCCTGAGATACCTCCCTTTCCTAAGGTTGAACTCCCAAAGCCTGAGCTGCCAGATTTTCCGAAGCCAGAAATACCAAAAGTGCCTGAGTTGCCAAAGCCTGAATTGCCCAAAACTCCTGAGTTGCCAAAAGTGCCAGAGCTGCCAAAGCCTGAATTGCCCAAAGTTCCTGAGTTGCCAAAGCCTGAGTTACCCAAGTTGCCTGAATTGCAAAAACCTGAAGAAGTGAAAGTTCCAGAGTTGCCCAAAGCTCCTGAATTGCCAAAAGTTCCGGAGTTGCCAAAGCCTGAATCGCCCAAAGTTCCAGAGTTGCCCAAA CCAGAACTACCAAAGTTGCCTGACTTGCCAAAGCCTGAAGCGCCAAAGGAAGAAGTGCCCAAGTTGCCTGAATTGCCTACCATGCCAAGTCTTCCTAAAGACTTTCCCATCCCTTCCTTCACTCCACCTTACACAACCACCAGCCCTTGA
- the LOC18608220 gene encoding RNA-binding protein 12: MASYKSFIIAFFIALSFSSFEAALAACRRLQQLPSSPQIPTLPTATLPPLPSLPTLPQPAIPTLPTTQPSLPKPGSLLPLPSLPTMPTAPKVTRPPLPRMPSIPTIPSIPFLAPPPATKCP, from the coding sequence ATGGCCTCTTACAAGAGTTTCATCATAGCTTTCTTCATTGCTTTGTCATTCTCAAGCTTTGAGGCTGCGCTAGCAGCTTGCCGTCGTCTTCAACAGCTACCATCTTCGCCTCAAATCCCGACTCTGCCTACAGCAACACTGCCACCATTGCCATCTCTGCCAACCCTGCCACAGCCTGCAATTCCAACGTTGCCCACAACACAACCATCTTTGCCTAAGCCCGGATCTCTACTTCCACTTCCTAGCTTGCCAACCATGCCTACTGCTCCAAAGGTTACCCGGCCTCCCTTGCCTAGGATGCCCTCAATCCCCACAATTCCCTCTATCCCATTCCTTGCCCCACCTCCAGCTACCAAATGcccttga